In Bacillus sp. DX3.1, the following proteins share a genomic window:
- the yyaC gene encoding spore protease YyaC produces MNIGSFRLPFFEKESQNVMHHDSEAAETIGNFLLSHIPIQQTTPLILICIGTDRSTGDALGPLVGSKLEQMDIQNFHIFGTLDEPIHALNLEDNIQNIKSSFPDSFIVAIDACLGKSQNIGSITVGEGPSKPGAAMNKKLPAIGQMHIHGIVNLNGFMEFFVLQNTRLNLVMKMADVIAQSIKETDQKLSVLKKANHL; encoded by the coding sequence ATGAATATCGGAAGTTTTCGCTTACCTTTTTTTGAAAAAGAATCGCAAAATGTCATGCACCACGACTCAGAAGCCGCCGAGACAATTGGTAATTTCTTACTCTCGCATATACCTATCCAACAAACTACACCTCTCATTCTAATCTGCATCGGAACAGATCGTTCTACCGGTGATGCACTTGGACCATTAGTCGGGTCTAAATTAGAACAAATGGACATTCAAAACTTCCATATATTCGGCACACTCGACGAACCTATCCATGCATTAAATCTCGAAGATAATATTCAGAATATAAAATCTTCTTTTCCAGATTCCTTTATTGTCGCAATTGATGCCTGTCTTGGAAAATCCCAAAATATCGGTTCAATTACCGTTGGTGAAGGGCCTAGTAAACCTGGAGCAGCAATGAACAAAAAATTACCTGCCATTGGTCAAATGCACATACATGGCATCGTTAACTTAAACGGTTTTATGGAGTTTTTTGTTTTACAAAATACTCGCTTAAATCTTGTTATGAAAATGGCAGACGTTATTGCACAAAGCATAAAAGAAACGGATCAAAAATTATCTGTACTGAAAAAAGCAAACCATCTATAA
- a CDS encoding ParB/RepB/Spo0J family partition protein, which produces MAKGLGRGINAFFPDLDVKEEETIQEIAVNELRPNPYQPRKTFQREAIQELAASIKEHGILQPLIVRKSIKGYEIVAGERRYRAAKEASFEKVPAVVRALNDQQMMEFALLENLQREDLNSMEEAVAYQMLMDELKITQEQLAKRLGKSRPHIANHIRLLTLPSFVQEMIEKGKLSMAHGRTLLAVKDKEQLNNLLKRIEKEGLNVRQLEQIVQQMNQRVSRETKKAKQKRNIFFEERETLLREKFGTGVKIKETKKEKGKIEIEFFNKEDLNRILELLSDKH; this is translated from the coding sequence GTGGCTAAAGGCTTAGGAAGAGGAATTAATGCGTTCTTTCCAGATTTAGATGTGAAAGAGGAAGAAACAATTCAAGAAATTGCAGTAAATGAATTACGTCCGAACCCATACCAACCGCGAAAAACCTTTCAAAGAGAAGCAATTCAAGAATTGGCAGCATCCATTAAGGAACACGGTATTTTACAGCCACTGATTGTAAGGAAAAGTATTAAAGGATATGAAATTGTTGCTGGAGAACGAAGATATCGTGCTGCAAAAGAGGCGAGTTTTGAAAAGGTTCCAGCCGTTGTTCGGGCATTGAATGATCAACAAATGATGGAATTCGCTTTGTTAGAGAATTTGCAACGGGAAGATTTAAACTCCATGGAAGAAGCGGTAGCTTATCAAATGTTAATGGATGAGTTGAAAATAACACAAGAGCAATTAGCAAAGCGCCTTGGCAAAAGTAGACCACACATTGCAAATCATATTCGGTTACTTACACTCCCTTCATTCGTACAAGAAATGATTGAAAAAGGAAAACTATCGATGGCGCATGGAAGGACATTGCTTGCAGTAAAAGATAAAGAGCAGTTGAACAATTTATTAAAGCGTATTGAAAAAGAAGGTTTGAACGTCAGACAGCTAGAGCAAATTGTTCAACAGATGAATCAACGTGTTTCACGTGAAACAAAGAAAGCAAAACAGAAACGAAATATATTTTTTGAAGAGCGAGAAACATTGTTAAGAGAGAAATTTGGGACAGGCGTAAAAATTAAAGAAACAAAGAAAGAAAAAGGAAAAATTGAAATAGAATTTTTCAATAAAGAAGATTTAAATCGCATTTTAGAACTGTTATCAGATAAACATTAA
- the soj gene encoding sporulation initiation inhibitor protein Soj → MGKIIAIANQKGGVGKTTTSVNLGAGLAQVGKKVLLVDIDAQGNATTGVGIEKSELNQCIYNVLVEDAEVQAIIQKTATENLDVLPATIQLAGAEIELVPTISREVRLQRALQPIRNEYDYIIIDCPPSLGLLTINALTAADSVIIPVQCEYYALEGLSQLLNTVRLVQKHLNKNLAIQGVLLTMLDARTNLGIQVIDEVKKYFRDKVYRSIIPRNVRLSEAPSHGKPIMQYDAKSRGAEVYIDLAEEVIAGG, encoded by the coding sequence ATGGGAAAAATCATTGCTATTGCTAATCAAAAAGGCGGTGTTGGAAAAACGACAACATCCGTTAATTTAGGGGCCGGCTTGGCACAGGTAGGGAAGAAAGTACTTCTTGTTGATATTGATGCTCAAGGAAATGCGACGACAGGCGTAGGAATCGAAAAATCCGAGTTAAATCAATGTATTTATAATGTTCTTGTAGAGGATGCGGAAGTTCAGGCAATTATACAGAAAACAGCAACAGAAAACTTAGATGTCCTACCTGCTACAATTCAATTGGCAGGTGCTGAAATTGAACTTGTACCAACAATTTCCCGGGAAGTTCGTCTACAAAGGGCCTTGCAACCAATTCGTAATGAGTATGATTATATTATTATTGATTGTCCCCCATCTTTAGGCTTGTTAACAATTAATGCATTAACAGCAGCAGATTCTGTTATTATTCCTGTTCAGTGTGAATATTACGCACTAGAGGGATTAAGTCAACTACTCAATACAGTTCGACTTGTACAAAAACATTTAAATAAAAATTTAGCAATTCAAGGCGTTTTGTTAACAATGTTAGATGCACGCACAAATTTAGGGATTCAGGTCATAGATGAAGTGAAAAAATATTTCCGAGATAAAGTATATCGTTCAATTATTCCGCGTAATGTCCGTCTTAGTGAAGCACCAAGCCATGGGAAACCAATTATGCAGTATGATGCCAAATCAAGGGGAGCTGAAGTATATATAGATTTAGCAGAGGAAGTGATTGCAGGTGGCTAA